The following coding sequences are from one Gossypium hirsutum isolate 1008001.06 chromosome A12, Gossypium_hirsutum_v2.1, whole genome shotgun sequence window:
- the LOC107935685 gene encoding syntaxin-61, translating to MSKAQDPFYIVKEEIQESTILIQFATAKKDTFLDRKVDELNKTIDVAARDPSWYGIDNRELESRRRWTITTRTQVGDVKKSVVARKENGNSESAMCRELMKLPISHKSDRSYQDSAEDNDDFIVSESDRQMLLIKQQDEELDELSASVERIRGVGLTIHKELLAQEKIIDDLGTEMDSTTNRLDFVQKKVAMIMKKASAKGQIMMILFLLVLFIILFILVFLT from the exons ATGTCTAAAGCTCAAGATCCATTTTACATCGTCAAAGAAGAGATTCAAGAATCT ACAATATTAATCCAATTTGCTACTGCTAAAAAAGATACATTTCTTGATAGGAAGGTAGATGAGTTGAACAAAACAATAGATGTGGCAGCAAGAGATCCTTCTTGGTATGGCATTGATAATAGAGAACTTGAAAGCCGGAGAAGATGGACCATCACTACTCGTACTCAG GTAGGAGATGTGAAGAAATCTGTAGTAGCCCGAAAAGAAAATGGTAATTCCGAAAGTGCAATGTGCCGTGAATTAATGAAACTGCCAATTTCGCATAAATCGGACAGATCATATCAGGATAGTGCAGAAGATAATGATGACTTTATCGTATCAGAATCAGATAGACAAATGCTTCTTATAAA GCAGCAAGATGAGGAGTTGGATGAACTTAGTGCAAGTGTTGAGAGAATTAGAGGTGTTGGCCTTACAATACATAAAGAACTTCTTGCACAG GAGAAAATAATAGATGACTTGGGTACTGAAATGGACAGTACAACAAACCGACTGGATTTTGTTCAG AAAAAAGTGGCTATGATTATGAAGAAGGCAAGTGCTAAGGGCCAGATTATGATGATATTATTTTTGCTAGTTTTGTTCATTATTCTATTCATTCTGGTCTTCCTCACTTAG